CGTCGAACGCTTCTTCGATGGCGTACAGGGCGGCCTTGGCATTGAGCGTGTCGAAGATGGTTTCCACCATCAGCGTGTCGGCGCCGCCGTCGATCAGCCCGTCGATGGCTTCGCGGTAGGTCTCGCGCAGCGCGTCGAAGCTGGTGTTGCGGAACCCGGGATCATTCACGTCCGGGCTGATCGAAGCGGTGCGGCTGGTGGGACCCAGCACGCCGATCACGAAGCGCGGCTTGTCCGGGGTGGTCGCGGCGACCGCGTCGCAGCACGCACGGGCGACGGCGGCGCCGGCCTTGTTGAGCTCGTAAACCAGGTGCTCCAGGTGGTAGTCGGCCTGGCTGACCGAGGTGGCATTGAAGGTGTTGGTCTCCACCAGGTCCGCGCCCGCTTCCAGGTAGGCGGTGTGGATGCCGGCGATCACCTCCGGCTTGCTGAGCAGCAGCAGGTCGTTGTTGCCCTTCAGGTCGTGGCCTTCGGGTGCGGCGTGGTCGCAGCCGGCGCCATGGATATGCGCCACGTGGGCGCTGTCGTAGCCGTCGACGAAGCGCGCGCCCCGGTAGTCGTCTTCCTGCAGCCCGTGGCGCTGGATCATCGTGCCCATCGCGCCGTCGATGATCAGGATGCGCCGGGCAAGCGCTTCCTGCAGGGCGTGGACGCGATCGGGGTGCAACCAGGGCAGGGACGACATGGCGGGCCTCAGGGTTTGGTGGCGATCAGCGAGATGACTTCGAAATGCGGCGGGCGCTTCTCGCGGGTCACCGTTTCCAGGTTGGAGACCACCAGCCCGGCCTTCTCGGCGAACTTGCGCAGTTCCTTGTCCGAGAAGCCCAGGTTGACGTGGCCGTACGCATCCACGGCGGCCTTGTGCTCGTGGCGGGCCAGGCTGCACAGCAGCAGGCGCCCGCCCGAGCGCAGCACGCGCGCGCCTTCGGCCACGGCCTGGGCCGGCTTGGCGGCATAGGTGAGGGCATGCATCAGCACCACCAGGTCGAAGCTGCGGTCCTTGAACGGCAGGGCGTGCATGTCGCCTTCGCGCACTTCCACGTTGGCCAGGCGGCGCAGGCGCTCGCTGGCGGCGGCGACCACGCGCGCACTGGTGTCGATGCACACGTAGCGTTTGGCGTGCGGGGCGACCAGCTCGGCCAGCACGCCGTCGCCGGAGGCGATGTCGAGCACGTCGCCGGTTTCCAGCAGCGGCAGCGCGGTGCGCGCCAGCGCCTCCCAGGTGCGGCCGGGCGAGTAATGGCGCTCCATGTCGCCGGCCACGCTGTCGGCCCAGTTCTGGTCTGCGGCGCGGCTGGCCAGCACCGAGGCGACCCGTTCAGCATCCTGGCGCAGCAGCGGGTCGTCGCTGCCGGTGCTGAGCGCATGCCACAATGCCCGCTG
This is a stretch of genomic DNA from Stenotrophomonas rhizophila. It encodes these proteins:
- a CDS encoding homocysteine S-methyltransferase family protein: MSSLPWLHPDRVHALQEALARRILIIDGAMGTMIQRHGLQEDDYRGARFVDGYDSAHVAHIHGAGCDHAAPEGHDLKGNNDLLLLSKPEVIAGIHTAYLEAGADLVETNTFNATSVSQADYHLEHLVYELNKAGAAVARACCDAVAATTPDKPRFVIGVLGPTSRTASISPDVNDPGFRNTSFDALRETYREAIDGLIDGGADTLMVETIFDTLNAKAALYAIEEAFDDRGARLPIMISGTITDASGRTLSGQTAEAFYASVAHSRPLSVGLNCALGADDMRPHVETLSIVADCLVSAHPNAGLPNAFGEYDETPEEMAGTLREFASAGLLNLVGGCCGTTPAHIRAIAEAVADLPPRALPGPALEDAA
- a CDS encoding ArsR/SmtB family transcription factor; protein product: MDLEDWSIRLKVFADATRVRLLALLEQEELTVAELSAITTLAQPRVSTHLARLKEAGLVRDRRAGVSAYYRFDDAALDPAQRALWHALSTGSDDPLLRQDAERVASVLASRAADQNWADSVAGDMERHYSPGRTWEALARTALPLLETGDVLDIASGDGVLAELVAPHAKRYVCIDTSARVVAAASERLRRLANVEVREGDMHALPFKDRSFDLVVLMHALTYAAKPAQAVAEGARVLRSGGRLLLCSLARHEHKAAVDAYGHVNLGFSDKELRKFAEKAGLVVSNLETVTREKRPPHFEVISLIATKP